ATTCAAGTCTGGAGGAGCAATTGAATTTGGACAGGCTATGCTAAAAGCAGCACACCTTGGTAAATATAAtcctaattaattaaacaatagaaTTTTAGAattcatatttacttttatctatCAAGTTTATTTCAGTATCAAATAAACATTGACAAATATgagtcttatttatataaagaatttgaaaatttatgttttctGAGGACATCACACTTGCTTGGCCTATTAAAGAATCCAGAATCCATGCTGAATATTAAgccatttatttcaattataaatttaaaaaaatattctacttttGATCCCATTTTTACCAGTCAAGTTTTCCTAATGCCTTGCCTTATCTACATGTTAAATACAGAATGattctacatttaaaaataaccagGGTgataaatgatttcaataatttgATCCTATAATCAtttcaattactttaatatGGCTTCTCAATGTCATCAAGACATTCTTAATGCATTATTATCTGTTCCTGGaaaacagtaaataataaaattgcttattatgtttataaaggaatagttatataatcaagtgttaaattttttttatctattatttttttttttaattatgtttaaagttaGATAGGTTAAGTGTAGGTTGAAAATAAGAACAAATTGATTGCTGTATCAAGAATAAtgagttaatattattttactaagatttataaataattgggttataatttatttgtaatttaattttacaattattaacattataatgcaTTTATATCAGCATCAAGGCACACTTCACCAAATGCACCACCGCCACCTTACACTCCGCCTTCTGGACCTTGGTATGCTGCCCCTCCTCCGGCATATGCTCCTCCACCACAGGGATATTATGGCTGGGTGCCACCATATACAGTAAGTAAAAGACTTATaacctacatatgtatatgaatcTAACTTATGTAGGGTCGTTCATACATTATGTTTGTTGataaaaattcttatatttttttacattaatttatattaattatcaattactATTAAGACACAAAAAGGTAAATAAGAATCTTTTTAACAGGCATTTCCCGATCAACCATCTCCAAACTCTGTCTTCGTATCGAATAATCCACCTCCTTACCCTGGTGTGATGGGTGCTACATATCCACCGGGAGCAGGATTCTCCGGTGCTGCTGGCCTTAGCCCCACAGGTGTGCAAAACAATGGTTATCCGGGTAATATGCCACCACCGGGCTACCCGGGTAATGCCAACATGCCGCCTCCAGGCTACCCAGGCGGCTTTGTCCCAGGTGCACCCAGCATGTCATCAAGTGGTAAGATCTATTAGTTAATATATACAgtgagttttataaaattattgacaattttACAGGTTATTACATAGCACTTGTCAAGTGGATATAACATAACTTACAAACCAAAACCAAGGTATTACCTttcttaaagtttaaaaatgtttgctaAAATgagtaacacacacacacacacacttctATATTAACATGATGCTAGTTAATAAGTTATACTAATCTTTCCTAGGGTTTTGTCCTAATAATTCACAATAATTGTAGTCATAGTCCCTGCAGTTGTTTGATTGAAGAGCACAATAATTGATGAATAAActgatgtttattttgtaaagattattaatttatgtttcctTGGATCAAAttgtcaataatttttatttaaccatttaATTTTCATCACATTAACAGATATATCTTCACAGACTTCCTTAACAAGTGGATTTATTATTGTGACTGTGAATTGTATTTTTgagattaagaaaaaatatagatttagttATTTGTAGATAGATATTTCATAACAATGCTACTAATGTTGCTCATTTTGTTGATAGTGTACTTTACttgtaataaacaattttagtaatttGAGCAGATTATCATGTAATTAGTATATAACGTAATCATTGTGTATGAAGATTATAgagtagtttaaataataattccagATGCTAAAGCAGCAGAAGCAGCTCAGAGTGCTTACTATGATCCAAATAAGCCCCAAACAGCTTATGTACCACCACCCTACAATGTAAGTTATTATATAggcagattttaattaatactttttagattCTGAACAATAAgtagtattcatttatttaattacaatatttttactatactcagaatatataaatatgttattggt
The DNA window shown above is from Vanessa tameamea isolate UH-Manoa-2023 chromosome 16, ilVanTame1 primary haplotype, whole genome shotgun sequence and carries:
- the LOC113393910 gene encoding WW domain-binding protein 2 isoform X1, with amino-acid sequence MSLNTAHADHGVLIHAGEVIILFSDNVTVEFYGNETSEFKGTKNGRMYLTTHRMIYNSKANSDALRSFSFPFIALQDVTVEQPMFGANYIKGKVRAQPNGNFIGEVKFKLTFKSGGAIEFGQAMLKAAHLASRHTSPNAPPPPYTPPSGPWYAAPPPAYAPPPQGYYGWVPPYTAFPDQPSPNSVFVSNNPPPYPGVMGATYPPGAGFSGAAGLSPTGVQNNGYPGNMPPPGYPGNANMPPPGYPGGFVPGAPSMSSSDAKAAEAAQSAYYDPNKPQTAYVPPPYNDQPPTYQESTSKKDN
- the LOC113393910 gene encoding WW domain-binding protein 2 isoform X2, with the translated sequence MSLNTAHADHGVLIHAGEVIILFSDNVTVEFYGNETSEFKGTKNGRMYLTTHRMIYNSKANSDALRSFSFPFIALQDVTVEQPMFGANYIKGKVRAQPNGNFIGEVKFKLTFKSGGAIEFGQAMLKAAHLASRHTSPNAPPPPYTPPSGPWYAAPPPAYAPPPQGYYGWVPPYTAFPDQPSPNSVFVSNNPPPYPGVMGATYPPGAGFSGAAGLSPTDAKAAEAAQSAYYDPNKPQTAYVPPPYNDQPPTYQESTSKKDN